From one Streptomyces sp. Q6 genomic stretch:
- the pta gene encoding phosphate acetyltransferase: MTRSVYVTGIDRGDGRQVVELGVMELLTRQVDRVGVFRPLVHDGPDRLFDLLRARYRLSQDPASVYGLEYHEASAIQAEQGTDELVSRLVDRFHGVARDYDVVLVLGTDFADTQLPDELALNARLANEFGASVLPVVGGRKQPEDSVRAEARNAYRAYDGLGCDVLAMVVNRVAPDDRDEMHERLSNRLPVPCYVLPDEPALSAPTVSQITQALGGTVLLGDDAGLARDALDFVFGGAMLPNFLNALTPGCMVVTPGDRADLVVGSLAAHSAGTPPIAGVLLTLNERPGEEILKLADRLAPGTPVVAVAGGSFPTAAELFALEGKLNASTPRKAETALGLFERYVDTAGLLKTIQAPSSDRVTPMMFEHKLLEQARADKRRVVLPEGTEERVLRAADVLLRRGVCDLTLLGPVEQIRKKAADLGVDLADSQLIDPQTSELRERFAGEYAALRAHKGVTVELAHDVVADVNYFGTLMVQGGLADGMVSGSVHSTAATIRPAFEIIKTKPDAAIVSSVFFMCLADKVLVYGDCAVNPDPNAQQLADIATQSAGTAAQFGVDPRIAMLSYSTGTSGSGADVDKVREATEIVKGARPDLRIEGPIQYDAAVEPSVAATKLPGSAVAGQASVLIFPDLNTGNNTYKAVQRSAGAIAVGPVLQGLRKPVNDLSRGALVQDIVNTVAITAIQAQTPAT, translated from the coding sequence GTGACGCGCAGCGTGTACGTGACCGGGATCGACCGGGGCGACGGCCGCCAGGTCGTCGAGCTGGGAGTCATGGAACTCCTGACCCGCCAGGTCGACCGGGTGGGGGTCTTCCGGCCACTGGTCCACGACGGTCCCGACCGGCTCTTCGATCTGCTGCGGGCCCGCTACCGCCTCTCGCAGGACCCGGCGAGCGTGTACGGCCTCGAGTACCACGAGGCGTCCGCGATCCAGGCCGAGCAGGGCACCGACGAACTGGTCTCGCGTCTCGTCGACCGGTTCCACGGGGTGGCCCGCGACTACGACGTCGTCCTCGTGCTCGGCACGGACTTCGCCGACACCCAGCTGCCGGACGAGCTGGCCCTCAACGCCCGGCTCGCCAACGAGTTCGGTGCCTCCGTCCTCCCGGTCGTCGGCGGCAGGAAGCAGCCCGAGGACTCGGTGCGCGCCGAGGCCCGCAACGCCTACCGCGCCTATGACGGCCTGGGCTGCGACGTCCTCGCGATGGTCGTGAACCGGGTCGCGCCGGACGACCGCGACGAGATGCACGAGCGGCTCTCCAACCGGCTGCCGGTCCCCTGCTACGTCCTTCCCGACGAACCCGCCCTGTCCGCGCCGACCGTCTCCCAGATCACCCAGGCCCTCGGCGGCACGGTGCTGCTCGGTGACGACGCGGGCCTGGCGCGCGACGCGCTGGACTTCGTCTTCGGCGGCGCCATGCTGCCGAACTTCCTCAACGCCCTGACGCCGGGCTGCATGGTCGTGACCCCCGGCGACCGCGCCGACCTCGTCGTCGGCTCGCTGGCCGCGCACAGCGCGGGCACGCCGCCGATCGCGGGCGTGCTCCTGACGCTGAACGAGCGGCCCGGCGAGGAGATCCTCAAGCTGGCCGACCGGCTGGCGCCGGGCACCCCGGTGGTCGCGGTGGCCGGCGGTTCCTTCCCCACGGCGGCCGAACTCTTCGCCCTGGAAGGGAAGTTGAACGCGTCGACCCCGAGGAAGGCCGAGACGGCTCTCGGTCTCTTCGAGCGGTACGTCGACACGGCGGGGCTCCTGAAGACGATCCAGGCCCCGTCCTCCGATCGGGTGACGCCGATGATGTTCGAGCACAAGCTCCTGGAGCAGGCCCGCGCGGACAAGCGTCGCGTCGTCCTGCCCGAGGGCACCGAGGAGCGGGTGCTGCGCGCCGCCGACGTGCTGCTGCGCCGCGGCGTCTGCGACCTCACGCTGCTCGGCCCGGTCGAGCAGATCCGCAAGAAGGCGGCCGACCTCGGCGTCGACCTCGCCGACTCGCAGCTCATCGACCCGCAGACGTCCGAGCTGCGGGAGCGTTTCGCCGGCGAGTACGCGGCGCTGCGCGCCCACAAGGGCGTCACCGTCGAGCTGGCCCACGACGTGGTCGCCGACGTGAACTACTTCGGCACGCTGATGGTCCAGGGCGGCCTCGCCGACGGCATGGTGTCGGGGTCGGTGCACTCCACGGCCGCGACCATCCGCCCCGCGTTCGAGATCATCAAGACGAAGCCGGACGCCGCGATCGTGTCGTCCGTCTTCTTCATGTGCCTGGCCGACAAGGTCCTCGTGTACGGCGACTGCGCCGTGAACCCGGACCCGAACGCCCAGCAGCTCGCCGACATCGCCACGCAGTCGGCCGGCACGGCGGCCCAGTTCGGCGTCGACCCGCGGATCGCGATGCTGTCGTACTCCACGGGCACCTCGGGGTCGGGCGCCGACGTCGACAAGGTCCGCGAGGCCACGGAGATCGTCAAGGGCGCGCGCCCCGACCTGCGGATCGAGGGGCCGATCCAGTACGACGCGGCGGTCGAGCCGTCCGTCGCGGCCACCAAGCTGCCCGGGTCCGCGGTCGCGGGCCAGGCGAGCGTGCTGATCTTCCCGGACCTCAACACCGGCAACAACACGTACAAGGCCGTGCAGCGGTCGGCCGGCGCGATCGCCGTCGGCCCGGTCCTCCAGGGGCTGCGCAAGCCGGTCAACGACCTGTCGCGCGGCGCGCTCGTGCAGGACATCGTGAACACCGTGGCCATCACGGCGATCCAGGCCCAGACGCCGGCCACCTGA
- a CDS encoding ATP-dependent 6-phosphofructokinase: protein MRIGVLTAGGDCPGLNAVIRSVVHRAVTHYGDEVLGFEDGYAGLLDGRWRPLDVNAVTGILARGGTILGSSRLERDKFRAFCDNAKQLAEEIGFDVLIPIGGEGTLTAARMLADAGLPVVGVPKTIDNDISSTDRTFGFDTAVGVATEAIDRLKTTAESHQRVMVVEVMGRHAGWIALESGMAGGAHGICLPERPFDPADLVKMVEERFARGKKFAVICVAEGAHPAEGTMDYGTGAIDQFGHERFQGIGTALAYELESRLGKEARPVILGHVQRGGTPTAYDRVLATRFGWHAVEAAHRGDFGRMTALRGTDITMVPLAEAVTELKTVPKDRMDEAESVF from the coding sequence ATGCGTATCGGAGTTCTCACCGCAGGCGGCGACTGCCCTGGCCTGAACGCAGTGATCCGGTCGGTCGTGCACCGCGCCGTCACGCACTACGGCGACGAGGTGCTCGGCTTCGAGGACGGTTACGCGGGGCTGCTCGACGGGCGCTGGCGCCCGCTCGACGTGAACGCGGTCACCGGCATCCTCGCCCGGGGCGGCACCATCCTCGGCTCGTCCCGTCTGGAGCGCGACAAGTTCCGCGCGTTCTGCGACAACGCCAAGCAGCTCGCCGAGGAGATCGGCTTCGACGTCCTCATCCCCATCGGCGGCGAGGGCACGCTCACCGCGGCCCGGATGCTCGCCGACGCGGGCCTGCCGGTCGTCGGCGTCCCGAAGACGATCGACAACGACATCTCCTCCACCGACCGCACCTTCGGCTTCGACACCGCCGTCGGCGTCGCCACCGAGGCGATCGACCGTCTGAAGACCACCGCCGAGTCCCACCAGCGCGTGATGGTCGTCGAGGTCATGGGCCGGCACGCGGGCTGGATCGCCCTGGAGTCCGGCATGGCCGGCGGCGCCCACGGCATCTGCCTGCCCGAGCGGCCCTTCGACCCGGCCGACCTGGTCAAGATGGTCGAGGAGCGGTTCGCCCGCGGCAAGAAGTTCGCCGTCATCTGCGTCGCCGAGGGCGCGCACCCCGCCGAGGGCACCATGGACTACGGCACGGGCGCCATCGACCAGTTCGGCCACGAGCGCTTCCAGGGCATCGGCACCGCCCTCGCGTACGAGCTGGAGTCCCGCCTCGGCAAGGAGGCGCGGCCCGTCATCCTCGGCCACGTCCAGCGCGGCGGCACGCCCACCGCGTACGACCGCGTGCTCGCGACCCGCTTCGGCTGGCACGCCGTGGAGGCCGCGCACCGCGGCGACTTCGGCCGGATGACGGCGCTGCGCGGCACCGACATCACGATGGTCCCGCTCGCCGAGGCCGTCACCGAGCTGAAGACCGTCCCCAAGGACCGGATGGACGAGGCGGAGTCGGTCTTCTAG
- a CDS encoding helix-turn-helix transcriptional regulator has protein sequence MQHTPAANQPTPPFNAPAARRLREALGMAPGHVAYGMRASYGLAHVTPDLVIAWEHGEAAPTPAELTALAGALWCSPGELIGAPRTLREHRLAYGLAPEDVARAVGLEIHSYLHMEETGEWRGNERQSAALAQVLRLAPRPFATVTGRDGQLADLLRSAATTRWQAYVKPLSRLVPVPRREAEDVLHEMHLEYQALMAATLSWGGGPSRGSGDAGREFLERILDEFWSRIRNP, from the coding sequence GTGCAGCACACGCCCGCGGCCAACCAGCCCACCCCGCCCTTCAACGCCCCTGCCGCCCGACGCCTGCGTGAGGCGCTCGGGATGGCACCGGGCCATGTCGCGTACGGCATGCGCGCCTCCTACGGACTCGCGCACGTCACGCCCGACCTGGTCATCGCCTGGGAGCACGGGGAGGCGGCACCCACACCGGCCGAACTGACCGCGCTCGCCGGGGCGTTGTGGTGCTCCCCCGGTGAACTCATCGGCGCGCCGCGGACCTTGCGCGAGCACCGGCTGGCGTACGGCCTGGCGCCGGAGGACGTGGCCCGTGCGGTGGGGCTGGAGATCCACTCGTATCTGCACATGGAGGAGACCGGTGAGTGGCGGGGCAACGAGCGGCAGTCGGCGGCGCTCGCCCAGGTGCTGCGTCTCGCGCCGCGCCCGTTCGCGACGGTGACCGGGCGGGACGGGCAGCTCGCGGACCTGTTGCGTTCGGCGGCGACCACCCGCTGGCAGGCGTACGTGAAGCCGCTGTCCCGGCTCGTGCCGGTGCCGCGGCGCGAGGCCGAGGACGTGCTGCACGAGATGCACCTGGAGTACCAGGCGCTGATGGCCGCGACGCTCAGCTGGGGCGGTGGGCCCTCGCGCGGGTCGGGGGACGCGGGGCGGGAGTTCCTGGAGCGGATCCTGGACGAGTTCTGGTCCAGGATCCGCAATCCGTGA
- a CDS encoding carbohydrate ABC transporter permease: MKTRNRRRLTADVALVLVGAAFVLPLAWVLLSSVDADANLRVKLPAHPTLDNFDAVLKPDITFTPLLNSLILCGGATLLTVVCAALAAYPLSRYRSRLNTPFLTTTLFATCLPITAVMVPVYALFVQVNLIDTMSGTIYFFTASQLPFAIWLMKNFMDGVPKELEEAAWTDGANTFQSLIRIVLPLMGPGVAVVTVFSFTMMWGNFFVPFMLLLSPDQMPASVSINDFFGNRGTVVYGQLAAFSILYSTPVILLYVLVSRRFGGGFALGGAMKG, encoded by the coding sequence GTGAAGACCCGTAACCGCAGGCGCCTCACGGCGGACGTGGCCCTGGTCCTGGTGGGGGCCGCGTTCGTCCTGCCGCTGGCCTGGGTGCTGCTCTCCTCGGTGGACGCCGACGCGAACCTGCGGGTGAAGCTGCCCGCGCATCCGACGCTGGACAACTTCGACGCGGTCCTGAAGCCCGACATCACGTTCACGCCGCTGCTCAACTCGCTGATCCTGTGCGGCGGAGCGACGCTGCTCACCGTGGTCTGCGCGGCGCTCGCCGCCTATCCGCTCTCGCGGTACCGCTCGCGCCTGAACACCCCGTTCCTCACGACGACGCTCTTCGCGACGTGTCTGCCGATCACGGCGGTGATGGTCCCGGTCTACGCGCTCTTCGTGCAGGTCAACCTGATCGACACGATGTCGGGCACGATCTACTTCTTCACCGCGTCCCAACTCCCGTTCGCCATCTGGCTGATGAAGAACTTCATGGACGGTGTCCCGAAGGAGCTGGAGGAGGCCGCCTGGACCGACGGCGCGAACACCTTCCAGTCGCTGATCCGGATCGTGCTGCCGCTGATGGGGCCGGGTGTCGCCGTCGTCACGGTGTTCTCCTTCACCATGATGTGGGGCAACTTCTTCGTCCCGTTCATGCTGCTGCTCTCGCCCGACCAGATGCCGGCGTCGGTCAGCATCAACGACTTCTTCGGCAACCGCGGGACGGTGGTCTACGGTCAGCTCGCCGCGTTCTCGATCCTGTACTCGACCCCGGTGATCCTGCTGTACGTGCTGGTCTCCCGGCGCTTCGGCGGCGGCTTCGCGCTCGGTGGCGCCATGAAGGGATGA
- a CDS encoding sugar ABC transporter permease — MVLFLAGPIAYCAYIAFTDLQLTGQAESSFVGFDNFTAAFRDDAFLNAVRLTLVFTFLSSIVGQNTLGLALAALMQRASKPVRTVTGAVVVTAWVLPEVVAGFLLYAFFRREGTLNAILDWLHLPSQNWLFTLPILAVSFANVWRGTAFSMLVYSAALSEIPKEVTESAEVDGANSWQRLWHITLPMIRRSIGTNLMLNTLQTLSVFGLIWVMTRGGPGNRSQTLPLFMYEQAFQKSMIGYGTAVALLLLVVGSLFSLVYMRLLRTEA; from the coding sequence ATGGTTCTGTTCCTCGCGGGCCCGATCGCGTACTGCGCCTACATCGCCTTCACCGATCTCCAGCTCACCGGCCAGGCGGAGTCGTCCTTCGTCGGGTTCGACAACTTCACGGCCGCGTTCAGGGACGACGCGTTCCTGAACGCGGTGCGGCTGACGCTCGTCTTCACGTTCCTGTCGTCGATCGTCGGCCAGAACACGCTGGGGCTCGCGCTCGCGGCGCTCATGCAGCGCGCCTCGAAACCGGTCAGGACCGTGACCGGCGCCGTCGTGGTGACGGCGTGGGTGCTGCCGGAGGTCGTCGCCGGGTTCCTCCTGTACGCGTTCTTCCGCCGCGAGGGGACCCTCAACGCCATCCTGGACTGGCTCCATCTCCCGTCCCAGAACTGGCTGTTCACGCTGCCGATCCTCGCGGTGTCGTTCGCGAACGTGTGGCGCGGCACCGCCTTCTCGATGCTCGTCTACTCGGCGGCGCTCTCCGAGATCCCGAAAGAGGTCACGGAGAGCGCCGAGGTCGACGGCGCGAACTCCTGGCAGCGCCTGTGGCACATCACGCTGCCGATGATCCGCCGCTCCATCGGCACGAACCTCATGCTGAACACGCTCCAGACGCTGTCCGTCTTCGGTCTGATCTGGGTGATGACCAGGGGCGGTCCCGGCAACCGGAGCCAGACGCTGCCGCTGTTCATGTACGAACAGGCCTTCCAGAAGAGCATGATCGGCTACGGCACGGCGGTCGCCCTGCTGCTCCTCGTGGTCGGTTCCCTGTTCTCGCTGGTCTACATGCGGCTGCTGCGTACGGAGGCTTGA
- a CDS encoding extracellular solute-binding protein, producing the protein MRPTAPLLVATALLAAGTLTACGGDSGSDSNTIKVSFKQSTDNQIKVMDTYLAAMKKQFEKANPGKKVELVPIKAPDSEYYTKLQQMLRSPKTAPDLVYEDTFLINSDITSGYLRPLDTYLDKWSDWDQFIDTAKTAAKAQDGKTYGVPDGTDTRGLWYDKAILATAGIATPWQPKTWDEVLDAARAIKKKVPGVTPLNVYSGKPNGEAATMQGFEMLLYGTEGADSADPLYDKSSNKWIAGSKAFKDSLEFVETVFKEKLGPDVSDALDPNLATSVRGELLPEGKLGINLDGSWLPQDWLKGSGHEWPEWSDKLGLAHMPTQHGQAPGKVSMSGGWTWAIPAKSANPDLAFDFVKTMQTKANAQRWYIANSGIAVRKDVAADPAYVKAQPGIKFFTDLVASTHYRPAYPAYPKVSTAIQEAMESVTTGDASVDEAASTYDEQLKTAADGKVVSKP; encoded by the coding sequence GTGCGCCCCACCGCCCCTCTCCTCGTCGCCACCGCCCTGCTCGCCGCCGGAACGCTGACCGCCTGTGGCGGGGACTCCGGAAGCGACTCGAACACGATCAAGGTCTCGTTCAAGCAGTCCACGGACAACCAGATCAAGGTCATGGACACGTATCTGGCCGCGATGAAGAAGCAGTTCGAGAAGGCCAACCCGGGCAAGAAGGTCGAGCTGGTCCCGATCAAGGCTCCGGACTCCGAGTACTACACGAAGCTCCAGCAGATGCTCCGCTCCCCCAAGACGGCGCCCGACCTGGTCTACGAGGACACGTTCCTCATCAACTCGGACATCACCAGCGGGTACTTGAGGCCGCTGGACACGTATCTCGACAAGTGGTCGGACTGGGACCAGTTCATCGACACGGCGAAGACGGCGGCGAAGGCGCAGGACGGCAAGACGTACGGCGTCCCGGACGGCACGGACACCCGCGGCCTCTGGTACGACAAGGCGATCCTCGCGACGGCCGGCATCGCGACGCCGTGGCAGCCCAAGACCTGGGACGAGGTCCTGGACGCGGCCCGCGCCATCAAGAAGAAGGTGCCGGGCGTGACCCCGCTGAACGTCTACAGCGGCAAGCCGAACGGCGAGGCCGCGACCATGCAGGGCTTCGAGATGCTGCTGTACGGGACCGAGGGCGCGGACAGCGCCGACCCGCTGTACGACAAGTCGAGCAACAAGTGGATCGCGGGGTCGAAGGCGTTCAAGGACAGCCTGGAGTTCGTGGAGACGGTGTTCAAGGAGAAGCTCGGGCCCGACGTGTCCGACGCCCTCGACCCGAACCTCGCCACGAGCGTGCGCGGTGAACTCCTGCCGGAGGGCAAGCTCGGCATCAACCTCGACGGGTCCTGGCTGCCGCAGGACTGGCTGAAGGGGTCCGGGCACGAGTGGCCCGAGTGGTCCGACAAGCTGGGTCTCGCGCACATGCCGACGCAACACGGCCAGGCGCCCGGAAAGGTCTCCATGTCCGGCGGCTGGACGTGGGCGATCCCGGCCAAGTCGGCCAACCCCGACCTGGCGTTCGACTTCGTCAAGACGATGCAGACGAAGGCGAACGCGCAGCGCTGGTACATCGCCAACTCCGGCATCGCGGTGCGCAAGGACGTCGCCGCCGACCCGGCGTACGTGAAGGCGCAGCCCGGCATCAAGTTCTTCACGGATCTGGTCGCGAGCACGCACTACCGCCCGGCGTATCCCGCGTATCCGAAGGTCTCGACGGCGATCCAGGAGGCGATGGAGTCGGTGACGACCGGTGACGCGTCGGTCGACGAGGCGGCGTCGACGTACGACGAGCAGCTGAAGACGGCGGCCGACGGCAAGGTCGTCAGCAAGCCGTGA
- a CDS encoding response regulator, translated as MSGDGGIRVLVVEDDPVAADAHALYVDRVPGFRTVARVHTAAEARRALERTPVDLILLDLHLPDGHGLALARSLRAAGHQADVIAVTSARDLAVVREGVSLGVVQYVLKPFTFATLRDRLVLYAEYRMSTGEATGQDEVDRALAHLRSPAPAALPKGLSAPTLERVTHTVREAAPDGVTAASAAETVGISRITARRYLEYLVDSGRAVRSPQYGQVGRPEFVYTWK; from the coding sequence ATGAGCGGCGACGGGGGCATCAGGGTCCTGGTGGTCGAGGACGATCCCGTGGCCGCGGACGCGCATGCCCTGTACGTGGACCGGGTCCCCGGTTTCCGTACGGTCGCCCGGGTGCACACGGCCGCCGAGGCGCGGCGGGCCCTGGAGCGCACGCCGGTGGACCTGATCCTGCTCGATCTGCATCTGCCCGACGGGCACGGGCTCGCGCTGGCGCGTTCGCTGCGCGCGGCGGGCCATCAGGCCGATGTGATCGCGGTGACCTCGGCCCGTGATCTGGCGGTGGTCCGCGAGGGGGTCTCGCTGGGCGTGGTGCAGTACGTCCTGAAGCCCTTCACGTTCGCCACGCTGCGCGACCGGCTGGTGCTGTACGCCGAGTACCGGATGTCGACCGGTGAGGCGACGGGGCAGGACGAGGTCGACCGGGCGCTGGCGCATCTGCGCTCGCCCGCGCCGGCCGCGCTGCCGAAGGGGCTGAGCGCGCCGACCCTGGAGCGGGTGACGCACACCGTGCGGGAGGCGGCGCCGGACGGGGTGACCGCCGCGTCGGCCGCGGAGACGGTCGGCATCTCGCGGATCACGGCCCGTCGCTATCTGGAGTACCTGGTCGACTCCGGTCGGGCCGTGCGCAGTCCGCAGTACGGGCAGGTGGGCCGCCCGGAGTTCGTCTACACCTGGAAGTAG